A window from Triticum aestivum cultivar Chinese Spring chromosome 6D, IWGSC CS RefSeq v2.1, whole genome shotgun sequence encodes these proteins:
- the LOC123143002 gene encoding uncharacterized protein, whose amino-acid sequence MLRRRGRVLIQMLSTPSAATTSPLHRPISAAARPQLHARSCILSSPRRLLSGISPTTGFAVEEYLVGTCGLTRPQALKASPKLAHLRSAANPDAVLAFLAGLGLSGADVAAVIARDPKFLCAGVDKGLSPIVAGLSGLGLSHSEIARLLLQSPNNFRSRSIVPKLQYYLRLFGSSERLLRAINFNTALLAYKSKVELNVAFLRQCGFGDCDMAKLCSSIPRMVTTDLERVQRMVALTEALGVPRGSGMFRHALSAVAFRDEKQIAAKVDHLKKTLGWSDAEVGIALPKAPFLLAKSSESLQHSSEFLMSEVGLEPAYIAQRPVILCYSLEGRMKPRYYVVKFLKENGLLKHDPSYYTVFKETEKYFVGKFIYPHKEAAPHLAEDYAASCGGEVPTRFKFT is encoded by the coding sequence atgcTCCGGCGCCGAGGCCGCGTCCTCATCCAGATGCTCTCCActccctccgccgccaccacctcccctcTCCACCGCCCCATATCCGCCGCCGCCCGACCACAGCTACACGCTCGGAGCTGCATCCTCtcctctccccgccgcctcctctccggcATCTCTCCAACAACCGGGTTCGCCGTGGAGGAGTACCTCGTCGGCACCTGCGGCCTCACCCGACCGCAGGCACTCAAGGCCTCCCCCAAACTCGCCCACCTCAGGTCCGCCGCCAACCCCGACGCCGtcctcgccttcctcgccggcctcggcctctccggcgccgacgtcgccgccgtcatcgcccgggACCCCAAGTTCCTCTGCGCCGGCGTGGACAAGGGCCTGTCCCCCATCGTCGCGGGGCTCTCCGGCCTCGGTTTGTCACATTCCGAGATCGCGCGCCTCCTCTTGCAGTCCCCCAACAATTTCCGTTCCAGATCCATCGTCCCCAAGCTGCAGTACTACCTGCGCCTCTTCGGCTCCTCCGAGAGGCTGCTCCGTGCCATCAACTTCAACACTGCCCTCCTCGCCTACAAGAGCAAGGTGGAGCTCAATGTCGCGTTCCTGCGTCAGTGTGGGTTCGGCGATTGCGATATGGCCAAGTTGTGCAGCTCGATACCGAGGATGGTCACCACCGACCTGGAGCGTGTTCAGAGAATGGTGGCATTGACCGAAGCTCTCGGTGTGCCCCGGGGATCTGGGATGTTCAGGCATGCTCTGAGTGCCGTCGCATTCCGcgacgagaagcagatcgcagccaAAGTGGATCACCTGAAGAAGACGTTAGGGTGGTCGGATGCCGAGGTGGGCATTGCTCTGCCTAAGGCCCCGTTTTTGCTCGCCAAGTCGAGCGAATCGCTGCAGCACAGCTCCGAGTTCCTCATGTCTGAGGTGGGGTTGGAACCCGCGTACATTGCTCAGCGGCCGGTAATTCTCTGTTACAGCCTAGAGGGCCGGATGAAACCTCGGTACTACGTTGTAAAGTTTCTCAAGGAAAATGGATTGCTCAAGCACGACCCGAGCTACTATACTGTTTTCAAGGAGACCGAGAAGTATTTCGTGGGGAAGTTCATATACCCTCACAAGGAAGCTGCACCACACCTTGCTGAAGATTATGCTGCCTCTTGCGGAGGGGAAGTGCCCACTAGATTCAAATTTACATGA
- the LOC123143003 gene encoding transcription termination factor MTERF4, chloroplastic, giving the protein MLRLRLRCHALSQLLSSPSSSPISQLLGYHSRLLSAAAPVVSPNPSFAVEDYLVSTCGLTRAQAAKASAKLSHLKSPARPDAVLAFLAGLGLSGADVAALVARDPRFLCAGVETILAPNFAGLTGLGLSRSDITRLLSVAGIHFRCRSIVTNLHYHLSLFGSTDNFLRALKRNGSCILSSDLDRVIKPNVALLREFGIGPCDIAKLCAAQPWLLTCNVERIRAMAVSVEGLGVPRGSGMFRHALNAVAFVSEEKIAAKVEHLKKTFRWSDVEVGIAISRAPNVLNKTKEFLQRRSEFLISDLGLEPAYIAHRPVMLSYSLEGRVRPRSYVVKFLKANGLLDPDRDLYSVLVLSEKVFMEKYICPHKEAAPCLAGDYADACKGLLPTNFRFT; this is encoded by the coding sequence ATGCTCCGTCTCCGCCTCCGATGCCACGCCCTCTCCCAGCTCCTCTCGTCCCCATCCTCGTCTCCCATCTCCCAGCTCCTCGGCTACCACAGCCGCCTCCTCTCAGCGGCCGCGCCCGTCGTCTCCCCAAACCCTAGCTTCGCCGTCGAGGATTACCTCGTCTCCACCTGCGGCCTCACCCGAGCGCAGGCCGCCAAGGCCTCCGCCAAGCTCTCCCACCTCAAGTCCCCCGCCAGGCCCGACGCCGtcctcgccttcctcgccggcctcggcctctccggcgccgacgtGGCCGCCCTCGTCGCCAGGGACCCCCGGTTCCTCTGCGCCGGCGTGGAGACAATACTGGCTCCCAACTTCGCCGGCTTAACCGGCCTCGGTCTCTCGCGTTCTGACATCACGCGCCTCCTCTCGGTTGCCGGCATACACTTCCGCTGCAGATCCATCGTCACCAATCTACACTACCACCTGTCCCTCTTCGGCTCCACCGACAACTTCCTCCGTGCTCTCAAGCGCAACGGATCCTGCATTCTCTCGTCCGACCTCGACAGGGTGATCAAGCCCAATGTCGCGCTTCTGCGAGAGTTTGGGATTGGTCCTTGTGATATTGCCAAGCTGTGTGCCGCTCAGCCATGGTTGCTCACCTGCAATGTAGAGCGTATCCGGGCGATGGCGGTGAGCGTCGAAGGTCTGGGTGTGCCCCGTGGATCTGGGATGTTTAGGCATGCGCTGAATGCTGTTGCTTTCGTCAGCGAGGAGAAAATCGCCGCCAAAGTGGAGCATTTGAAGAAAACGTTCAGGTGGTCGGATGTTGAGGTGGGCATTGCTATTTCTAGGGCTCCAAATGTGCTGAACAAGACTAAGGAGTTTCTGCAGAGAAGGTCAGAGTTCCTGATCTCTGATTTGGGGTTGGAACCCGCATACATTGCTCATCGCCCTGTAATGCTCTCGTACAGCCTGGAGGGCCGGGTAAGGCCCCGGAGCTACGTTGTGAAGTTTCTCAAGGCAAATGGATTGCTAGATCCCGACCGGGACTTGTATTCCGTGCTTGTACTGTCTGAGAAGGTATTCATGGAGAAGTACATATGCCCTCACAAGGAAGCTGCACCGTGCCTCGCTGGAGACTATGCTGATGCTTGCAAAGGGCTACTGCCGACTAATTTCAGATTTACATGA
- the LOC123143004 gene encoding uncharacterized protein, which yields MLRLRSSILAHLLSSPATSPPLSPLHRLLSAAAPAISTPTTGFAVEEYLVSTCGLTRAQALKASAKLSHLRSPAKPDAVLAFLAGIGLSAGDVAALVAKDPLFLCASVERTLAPVAAGLSGLGLSRSDISRLVSVTAGLFRHRSIVSNVQYCLPLLGSFENLLHAVSHGSSLVGSDLERVVNPNVALLQESGLGVCDIAKLCLNRPRLLSGNLERVQAALASAEALGVPRGSGMFRYAIEAVASFTEEKIAARVDYLKKTFRWSDADVSIAVCKAPYLIVKSKESLQCRSEFLISEVGLEPAYLTQRPVMVCYSLEGRMRPRYHVVKFLKENGLLKRDPSYYTVFKESEKYFMDKFICPHKEAAPHLAEDYAAACGGEVPARFRFT from the coding sequence aTGCTCCGCCTCCGCAGCTCCATCCTCGCCCACCTCCTCTCGTCTCCAGCCACCTCTCCTCCGCTATcccctctccaccgcctcctctccGCCGCAGCGCCAGCCATCTCCACCCCGACCACCGGCTTCGCCGTGGAGGAGTACCTCGTCTCCACCTGCGGCCTCACCCGAGCCCAGGCACTCAAGGCCTCCGCCAAGCTCTCCCACCTCAGGTCCCCCGCCAAGCCCGACGCCGTCCTCGCTTTCCTCGCCGGGATCGGCctctccgccggcgatgtcgccgccctcgtcgccaaGGACCCGCTGTTCCTCTGCGCCAGCGTGGAGAGAACACTGGCGCCCGTCGCCGCGGGGCTCTCCGGCCTCGGCTTATCACGATCTGACATCTCGCGCCTCGTCTCGGTTACTGCCGGCCTCTTCCGGCATAGATCCATCGTCTCCAACGTACAGTACTGTCTGCCCCTCCTCGGGTCCTTCGAGAACCTCTTACACGCGGTCAGCCATGGCTCCAGCCTTGTCGGATCTGATCTCGAGCGGGTGGTCAATCCCAATGTCGCTCTCCTGCAAGAGAGTGGGCTAGGTGTTTGTGATATTGCCAAGCTGTGCCTCAATAGGCCACGACTGCTCAGCGGCAACCTAGAGCGCGTCCAGGCGGCGTTGGCGTCCGCCGAAGCACTCGGTGTACCCCGTGGATCCGGGATGTTCAGGTATGCGATAGAAGCTGTTGCATCCTTCACCGAGGAGAAGATCGCTGCCAGAGTGGACTACTTGAAGAAGACATTCAGGTGGTCGGATGCCGACGTGAGCATTGCTGTGTGTaaggctccgtatttgatcgtaaAATCAAAGGAATCACTGCAGTGCAGGTCTGAATTCCTCATCTCTGAGGTGGGGTTGGAACCGGCCTACCTCACTCAACGTCCGGTAATGGTCTGTTACAGCCTAGAGGGCCGGATGAGACCCCGGTACCACGTTGTAAAGTTTCTCAAGGAAAATGGATTGCTCAAGCGCGACCCGAGCTACTATACTGTTTTCAAGGAGAGCGAGAAGTATTTCATGGATAAGTTCATATGCCCTCACAAGGAAGCTGCACCACACCTTGCAGAAGATTATGCCGCCGCTTGCGGAGGGGAAGTGCCCGCTAGATTCAGATTTACATGA